ATAAAAAAAATAAGCTCAAGCTACAAAATACTCCTGATGATAAACTTTAATCAAAGTTTTAAACAAAGAAACAATTAGAGGACCTAAAACTATACCAATCATACCAAATGTTGAAAGACCAATAATAACTCCTAAAAATACTTCAAGTGGATGAATATCTGCAAATTTGCCAACAAGTTTTGGTCGAACAATATTATCTACATTTGAAACAACAACAACTCCCCAAACTAAAACAAAAACACCTTGCCAAATCTGTCCTTCAATAAGTAAAAAGATTCCTGCAGGAACCCAAATTAAAAATGCTCCAATTACAGGTATAACAGATAAAATCATCATTATAAAACCCCAAAAGAATGCTCCTGAAACTCCAGCAATAATAAACGAAATCATTCCTAAAAATCCTTGAATAATTGCAGTTAAAACTTGTCCTATTAATACTGCCCTAGTAACCTTCCCACTCTCTAAAATTAAATGCTGTGAATTCTTTTTTGAAAAAGGTAAAATATCACAAACAAGCTTGATAACTTTATCCTTATCCAATATCAAATAAAACATAACAAAAAACATAACAAAAACTGATATTAAAAAATTTGAAGTAAGAGAAACAAACTTAGGCAAAGTAGTCTTAGCCTCACTCTTAAATAAAGTTCCCAAATTATTAACTCCTTCAGAAATAGAAATCTCGGTCCCTGTCAAATCAAAAATTGTCTGTTCATATTTTGAATAACCCTCAGGATCCAAATCTAAATTATTAATCTGATTAAGCGCAACACTAGCCCCTATAGATAACGGAATAAAAACTACCAATAAAACAAAAACAATAACTAAAGATGCACTCAAAATTTCTTTACCTTTAGTCTTTTTCAAAAAATAACTATAAACTGGATAAACTAAAAAACTCAAAATAACTGCTGTAATAATAGGTGTCAAAAAATTCCTAAGCATATACAAAATAATCAAACCAAAAAAAAACACTAGTATCAATGCAGAATATTTTTTATTATAATTATCTTTAACCATATACTAATATATAAAAATTAATTTATAAAAGTTTGTAGGAAAATCAAGGAGTACAAACTGACCCCTGTCCCAAAAAATCTGGTTGAGCTAAAACCCAAGAAGTAGTAGAAGTATTAAATGAACTACATTCATTTACTTGATCTACATCCCAAGAACTCAAATCACTATTAAAACTAATTGCATCATAAAATAAAGTATCCATATCTAAAACAGAACTAACATTCCAAGAACTCAAATCACTTGTAAAATTACTTGCTCCCAAAAACATTCCTTCCATTGTTGTAACTTTCCCAGTATCCCAAGAACTCAAATCACTATTAAAACTATTTGCACCTTTAAACATAACATACATAGTAGTAACTTTTCCAGTATCCCAAGAACTCAAATCACTTGTGAAATTAGTTGTATCTCTAAACATCGAGTACATATATACTGCATTACTAGTATTCCAACCACTTAAGTCTTGATTGAAGTTATGGCATCCATCAAACATATACCCTAAAGCAGAAGAAGAACTTACATCCCATAAACTTAAATCTTGATTGAAATCAAGTGCTCCATCAAACATCTGAAAAAAATCTCCAACATTACTAACATTCCAATTACTAATATCTCCATTAAAATGAGCTGAACCTCTAAACATAGATTCCATATCATTAACTTTTGAAACATTCCAAGAATTTAAATCCTGATTAAAAGTAGGATTAGCATCAAACATATAATCCATATTTGTTACATTACTAACATCCCAAGAATTTATATCTTGATTAAAATTTGAATGAGCAAACATCTGTTTCATAGTTGTAACTTTTCCTGTTTCCCAAGAACTTATATCTCCATTAAAAGAAGAATAATCAAACATATAATACATATATTCAACATTAAAAACATCCCAAGAACTTAGACTTCCATAATAACCATTTGCAGTAGAAAACATATTTTACATATTAACAACTGAGCTAACATCCCAAATAGATAAATCACAATTAAAAGAATCAGTATCATGAAACATACTAACCATACTAGTAACTGAACTTACATCCCAATTACTTATATCTCCAATAAAATGACTATCATAAGAAAACATATAATCCATATCAGTAATTCCAGATAAATTAGGTCCATCTAAAGAACTAAGACTTTCTAAATTATTGCAATTTGAAAATTGTTCTCCTCCATCAGATAATTTTAAAGAACTCCATTGATTAATAGAAATTAATTTATCACCATCATCATTATTATCTTCCCAAGCATTCCCAGCATTAAAAGCAAAACCATCAACTTGTCCTGTTAAATTAACTTGATATTCCCCACCAATAGCATAAGTATGATTGATTTCAGGTTGATTATAAGAAGTAATTGAATCATTAGTTCCATCTCCCCAATAAACTATGAAATCATAAGTACCATCACTTTGTAAAGGAAGAGTCAAATTGTTAAATCCTGAAACTCCAACATCAATACTAACATTCCAAATACTAATAAATGTATTAGTAACAATCGGCAAATTATCACTCACAGAAATTAAACTAGAATCATCTAGATAAACAGTTTCTCTAATAATCATATCCTCAGTAATTATTACAACATCAGGAGTATTTCTAATTCCACTAACATTTAAACAATCACTCAAACTAAAATTAGAAATTCCTGAACCTAAACTAATATTTTCATAACAAACTTCTCCATCAACAGTAATTTGAGCAATAGATAAATTTTCTAAATTAGTATTTTTAATATAAAGTTGGTCATCAATTACTCCTTCAACTCCTACATTACCAAAATCAGTACTTCCACTTTGTTCCATATCACTAAACATCTCAGAAGAATAACTTTGATACCAAGAATTAAAACCAACAACAGAAATAACTGCAACAACCAATAACAAAGCTATTGCAACAACTGGACTAATAGCAGATTTATTCAAATTCATATAAATAAATTATATTAAACATATTTAAAACTTTGTGAGTTTTAAGAACTCACAACAAGATTAAAAATTTATAATTTTTTGACTTTATATTCAAAAATAAAAAATAACTTAATGTTTTCTTTCAAACACTTTATCAATCATTTCAAGATAAGTAGAAGAAGACCACATCTGTGAAAAATTTCCTTCAGCTTTTTGCTTAGAAGAAGAACTAATCTCACTACCAAAACCAATCGAACCATATTTTAAAATGTCATTAGTTGATGCCATCATAATCTTTGAAATATAAGGTCTAAATTTCTTCTCATTTAAATCATACATAACAATTGCAGCAATATTATTAATCCAAAACCAAGAATCTCCTAAATGATAACTCAAATTATTCTCACCCGTATAATCATCTTTATATCTCTTATCCTTCTTAGAAATTGTTGAAACTCCACCCCAAGAATTCCATAAATGAGCAAGAGAATTATCAAAAATTTGCTCCCAATCACTCTGCAAAAATAAATCAGGATAAAAATAATACGCTAAAAAAACATTAGAATCAATTTTATCTGAATACGCTTCACCATACAAAACTCCACTCCTAAAATAAGTTACTCTAATTTTTCCTTTAAGTAAACTCTCAAAATCTGCAAGCTCAGAAACCTCAGACTTCTTTCCAATAAGAGTTCCTAAAACAATCAAAAATGAAACCATGCTCAAAAACTGAACTTGAATATCAAGTGGAAAATCAACATCAATGGTATCCATCCAAGAATCTCCGAATTTCACTTTCAAAAGTTCATTATCTTTATCCCAATAATTCTCAACAAGTTTATGAAATGAATTCAAAAATTTATAAAAAACAATTTCTAACTCCTCTTTTTTCAAAACATCATTCAACCTCAAATTCTTATCTAAATGGAAAATGAAATCTTCAAATCTTTTAGCAAGCCAAAAACAAGCATCAGGACTTTGATAAGAACCATCAAGATTAATTCTCCTAATCATTCCAGTCTCAGGATCAATTGCATTCAAATAATCAAATAATTTCCCCTTAACATGCTTCTCCTCGGAATTATTAATAAATGCTCTTAAACCTACAAGCTCATCTCTTGCCCAAATATTTGAAAACCATAAAAATCCAGCATAAGAACCTAAATTTATATTTCCAACTAAGTCCTTATTCATAAACCTGTAAATAGCATTATTTGATAATTTATAAGCCACATTAAAATCTTGAGTAATAGGTTTTTCAAACTCCCTCTCAGAAATAAAATCTGAAAAAATTACAGAATCAAACTTATCTAATTCTCCCTCATGAATATCAAGAAGTGAAATCTGCTCAAAAACTTCTGACTCAGAAAAACCAGCCCCAATAATCATCCTCTTACTACCAACAACATTAACACTCATCAAACGATAAACATATCTCTCAAAATCAGTCTCCCGAACTTTAGAATACATATATTCTTTCTTAACAAAATCCTTAACTAAATCATAAGAAAAATTAACCGCTTTAATTCCAAAAAATGCACTATAAGAGGAATCTTCTTTCTCTTTCTTATACTCAACTAAAACAACACCATCTTTAACATAAACATCATAGATTCTACCCCACTCATCAAAATCATTAAGTTTTCTAATATCTAAATCAAAATTAATCCTTCCTTCATAATTTGAAACTTCATAAATCATTCCACCTGAAGGACCTAAATAAAATTTATCAAAAGTAACAACTTCCTCAACTTTTTCATCATCCTCAGTCTCATCTATAACTAAAGATTCAACCTTACTCAAAAATTTTCTCTTAACAAAATATCCTCCATATTCAACACTTGAAACTTCAACACCTTCAAGCAAAACCTCATCTAAAAATTTATACACATCAAGAGTCTTATTCTCCAAAACACAAAGTCCTTCATACTTAGTAGAGTTATTCGAAAACCCTAAATTTAAAAAGTCTCCTCGAGAATTTGATAAGACAAAATTAAGCTTCTTAATTTCATCTAAATCCATTTGAGTATAAGAAAAAACTTGCTTATTAAGATTATAATCTATTTTCATAGAAACTTATAGATATATATATTTAAAAGAAGTATTTACAATTAATCAGTTAAAAAAGAAAGTAATTTCTATTCTTGATAATACCTTCTAGAAGAAAAGAGTGTTTTATTATCAGAACAATCAAATGAAGAAATCTAATTTATAATAATTTGAAATTAGTTTATATGAAGATATTATTAATTATATCACTATAATATATTAAAAATAAATAGTTAATTTAAAAATTATGAAGTAAATAATAATAAAATTATTTGACAATATCATAAACAGAAAAAACACTTCTCGAACAAACATATAAATTATTTTCCCTAACTATAACTGAATTTATCCCCCCATTATCTAAGTTGTGAATTATTGAACTTACTTGAGTAATTGAAAACGGATCAGTAATATTCAAAACAGTCAAATAAGTATTACCCGACATCACATAACTTGTACCAAGATAAACATAATTTCCAGCAATATCAAAATTAGATACTTCATTTAAAGTTGATGAATTAATATAACTATTAACTAAATATATATTACTTGAATTACTAATATCAAATATATTAAAACTATCAGAATCAGCTGCAGTAACATATGCATAATCACCATAAACTTTTATTTTTTCTGCAAAATCTAAAATTGTATTATTAATATAATTATCTAACAAAGATATTGATAAAGGGTCAGAAACATTGAATATGGAGATACTGTTTTGATATGCAGAAGTAACATATGCTAAACTATTTTTAA
The Candidatus Woesearchaeota archaeon genome window above contains:
- a CDS encoding AI-2E family transporter; the encoded protein is MVKDNYNKKYSALILVFFFGLIILYMLRNFLTPIITAVILSFLVYPVYSYFLKKTKGKEILSASLVIVFVLLVVFIPLSIGASVALNQINNLDLDPEGYSKYEQTIFDLTGTEISISEGVNNLGTLFKSEAKTTLPKFVSLTSNFLISVFVMFFVMFYLILDKDKVIKLVCDILPFSKKNSQHLILESGKVTRAVLIGQVLTAIIQGFLGMISFIIAGVSGAFFWGFIMMILSVIPVIGAFLIWVPAGIFLLIEGQIWQGVFVLVWGVVVVSNVDNIVRPKLVGKFADIHPLEVFLGVIIGLSTFGMIGIVLGPLIVSLFKTLIKVYHQEYFVA
- a CDS encoding BspA family leucine-rich repeat surface protein, with amino-acid sequence MFSTANGYYGSLSSWDVFNVEYMYYMFDYSSFNGDISSWETGKVTTMKQMFAHSNFNQDINSWDVSNVTNMDYMFDANPTFNQDLNSWNVSKVNDMESMFRGSAHFNGDISNWNVSNVGDFFQMFDGALDFNQDLSLWDVSSSSALGYMFDGCHNFNQDLSGWNTSNAVYMYSMFRDTTNFTSDLSSWDTGKVTTMYVMFKGANSFNSDLSSWDTGKVTTMEGMFLGASNFTSDLSSWNVSSVLDMDTLFYDAISFNSDLSSWDVDQVNECSSFNTSTTSWVLAQPDFLGQGSVCTP
- a CDS encoding BspA family leucine-rich repeat surface protein; amino-acid sequence: MNLNKSAISPVVAIALLLVVAVISVVGFNSWYQSYSSEMFSDMEQSGSTDFGNVGVEGVIDDQLYIKNTNLENLSIAQITVDGEVCYENISLGSGISNFSLSDCLNVSGIRNTPDVVIITEDMIIRETVYLDDSSLISVSDNLPIVTNTFISIWNVSIDVGVSGFNNLTLPLQSDGTYDFIVYWGDGTNDSITSYNQPEINHTYAIGGEYQVNLTGQVDGFAFNAGNAWEDNNDDGDKLISINQWSSLKLSDGGEQFSNCNNLESLSSLDGPNLSGITDMDYMFSYDSHFIGDISNWDVSSVTSMVSMFHDTDSFNCDLSIWDVSSVVNM